GTAGAAATCGGTAACATATTCTCAATGGCTTCTCTCTCATTCATACCCAAAATAGTATCAGAATATGCATGAGGAATATTACCTGTCGGAGTGGCTATATTCAGATCAAAGCTTGGAGCGGGCACTACTGATACTTCACCACTATCGGCCACATCTTGTTGAGTTTAAGAGATTTCCCAAACCTTATGACTGGAGACCTCTTGTCCCTCATCTCCATCCACTATTTCATCATCTGCCATTTTTTTTGGCGAGGCAGAAGGAGAGGTTGGAGCAACGAATCTCTTGGGGTTCTGAGTCTTACGATAACAGTGAGAACCAGAACTAGATTGGGTTGGAGAAGAGCGAGTAGGTGGTTGTTGGTCCGTTGTGGGGTTTTGATTGGGTGACGGTTGTGACACAGACACACACTCTTGTGTTTCGTGAGACGGAGACATAGTAGGAATGACAATGGTAGTGCTGGAAAGCTCTAGATTCTGAGACATAATGGAGTTTTGAAGTAGAGACACGAGAAAGAGAGGGTTTTCTTTTGAAAGAGAAGATAATTTTGTGTCTTTGATGTGGATAGTTGGGAAATGGACGCTTTTTGAGGTTATTTAGAGGGGGCGAGGGACCAGTACCAAACGGGTGTAACGTATTGGGTAGACGAGTCGATTTTAAACGGGTGTGATGTTTGGGTTTTAAGCAGATGGGAGAGAGAGAAACTGAAACATTTAATGATGTGGTACTTTTATAGCCGTTTAAAGTGTGCATGAGTGTAAGAAGATTACTAACTTGAGTCATCCTTTTACTCAGATGCAAGATTATTGGCTGCTTGTTTACTCTATAATTTCCATGCGTGTTTACCTGTAATGGTATAGAGATGAGTTAGAATTTAACAGAAAACACATTTTAGCATTTTTACCTGTTcattctttcatagccaatcattgagGGACCTGGTACTCAGTTTGATTTCATCAGCCCCAATGCCAGTCGATTCCTTTCAAAGTGCTCTCTTCTCAAAgatttggtgaagatatctgctaCCTGGTCCTCTATTTTGCAAAACTTCATGCAGATGAGGCCTTTTTCAATATTATCCCTGAGAAAATAATATCGCTCATCAATGTGCTTTGTTCGTTTATGCTGAACTAGAttttttgccatgttgagagcacTTGTGTTATCACACAGTAGTGGCACACAATCCGAAAACACACCAAAGTCCTCCAATTGTTGCTTGATCCACAgaagttgagcacaacaagaggcaactGCCACTTATTCAGCTTTTGCAGTTGAAAGAGCCATAAAGTTTTGTTTTTTTGTACCCCATGAGATTAAGCATGACCTTAGAAAGTGATCCATGCCATGTGTTCTCTTTCTAACCACCAGATAACCAGCATAATCAACATCAACATACCCAATTAGGTCAAAATTATCTCTTGGAGGATAGTAGAGAACCATGTCCTGCATTCCTTTGAGTTACCGTAGAATCCTCTTGGCATCTTTTAGATGAGATTTCTTTGGAATTGATTGAAATCTAGCACATAATCTCACACTGAATATAAAACCAGGTCTGCTAGCtgtgagatacaagagtgaaccaatgaTGCCTCTGTACATGGTTTTGTTCATaggagaaccaggttcatccatgtccTGACGAGCGGCAGTGACAATATGAGTATCAATGGTCTTTGAACTTTCCATCTCAAATCTCTTCAGgagctctttaatatacttctgCTGACTTATCATCGTTCCCTTAGGGATTTACTTAACTTGCAACCCTAAGAAAAAATTCgattcccccatcatgctcatttcaaactcgctTCCCATAAGCTTTGCAAATTCCTCACACAAGGATCATTTGTTGCACCAAAGATGATGTCGTCAACATAAAGttgcacaatgagcaggttcctccccCATTTCTTCAAAAAGAGGGTGTTGTCgatttttcctcttgtaaagccattttcaagaagaaatttggacaacctttcataccatgcaCGGGGGGCCTGTTTCAGCCCATATGATGCCTTGTCaagtttgaacatattttcagGATGCTCATGACACTCAAAACTAGGTGGTTGTTTGACAAAAACTTCTTCTTTTAAAtatccattcagaaatgcacttttgacatccatttggaatagtttgaattccatatgagatgcaaaggcaatAATGATTCTGATTGCTTACATTCGAGCAACTGGGTAAAAAGTATCATCAAGTCGATCCCTTCTtcttgattgtagccttgaaTTACTAAcctggccttgttccttgttGTATTCCCAAACTCATCAAGCTTGTTTATGAacacccacctggttcctataaccGTTCTGTCTGAGGGTCGAGGAACCAGGTGCCAGACACggttcctctcaaattgatggagTTTATCTTGCATCGCAGTAATTCAGTCAACATCTTTCAATGCCTCCTTGATGTTTTAGGCTCAATTTGAGAAAGGAAAGCTGAGAAGACAAGAGGGCttcttgtctttgatctggtttgaattaCTGAATCAAGAGGAGTGCTCACATTTTAGAGAGGATGTGAACTTTTGTGCTTCCAGTTAGACACCTGAATCTCATTGTGTGAAGATCCAGGTTCCTTAGAATGGGATTTGTTGTTGGCATCTATGGATGGGTGAGTACCACTTCTCTACTCAGCATCAGGGGTTCCTTGCACGACATCAACAACTCTGtcctctgcttcagttgttgtgatGGAGGAACCGGGTTCTTCTGTATCAGCTGAAGGTTCTGTTGTATTTTCTTTGTTGGATTCCTTGACCTGGCTCATCAATTAAGCCTTTCCATTTGCCATATCAACGACTTCTCTATTAACCTTCGCCTGCTCTCTGTCTTGATCAATCTTATCATGTGAATCTTTCCCATGTAAGTGGTGTGATTTATCAAAGATTAcatgtatgatttcttcaacacattgaatccttttgttatagaccttgCATGCTTTGCTTTGTGAggaatatccaagaaaaattccttCTTCACTTTTGACATCAAATTTTCCCAATGCTTCCTTACCATTATTGAGAACGAAGCATTTGCATCCAAACTTTCTTAGGTGAGTTATCTTGGGCCCTCCCGTTCAGCAATTCATACAGAGTTTTGTTTAGGAAGGACCTAATCATGCACCCgttcaccaagtagcaagcaGTGTTGACTGCCTCTGCCCAAAAACCTTTTGCTATGCCACAGTCAATTAGCATAGTTCTGGCCATGTCTTTAAGAGTCCCATTTTCcctctccacaacaccattttaTTAGGGGTGTTCTGGGAGCTGAAAAATTGTGACTTATACCATTTTCAgcacaaaatttgttgaattttgcaTTGTCGAACTCTGTGCCATGATCAGACCTTATACTCACAACATTATGGCTCATCTTCACTTGAATCTGCTTCATAAATGCAACAAAGACTGGaaaggtttcatccttggttTTGAGAAACAAGGTCCATGTGAATTTGGAGTAGTCGTCAACTATGGCAAAaatgtacttctttcctcctctacttggcaccctcataggtccacatagatccatatggaggagatcaagtggccttgTGGTGCTTACTTCATTTTTTTTTGGCTTGAAAGAGGACCTGACTTACTTTTCTCTTACATATGCATCACACACCTTGTGATCTTTGAACCTTGACTTGGGCAgcccacgaaccaggtccttcttgaccAACTTGTTTAGCAGGGAAAAACTTGTATGTCCCAATCTTCTGTGCCATagctcagcatcatcatcaacatcactCAGACATGTAAGATCCCCATTGTGCAAAGACTCAAAATTAGCAACATAGatatttttgaatctttttgCCAACAAAACCACTTCACTAGTCACGAGATTTGTGACTGTACAAGTCTTAGACACACCTTGTGATCTTTGAACCTTGACTTGGGTAGCCCACGGACCAGTTCCTTCTTAAACAACATGTTTAGCAGTGAAAAGCTTGCATGTCCCAATCTTCTGTGCCACagctcagcatcatcatcaacatcactCAGACATGTAAGATTCCCATTGTGCAAAGATTCAAAATTAGTGACATAGATATTTTTCAATCTTTTTTCCAACAGAACTACTTCACCAGTCACGAGATTTATGACTGTGCAAGTCTTAGATAAGAATTCCTTTATGTTTCCTTTGTCGCAAATTTGAGAGACACTcagtaggctatatttcaagccattcaCAAAGTACGCATTCTCAATTGAATGAGTGAGCGTCTTCCCAACTCTTCCTACTCCCAGAATATATCTCTTTTTCCCATTGCCAAAGGACATACTCCCTCCTTGAAGGGATTTGAGTGAAAGAAAATCATCaatgcttccagtcatatgcttagAGCAACCACTATTCATATACCATCTTTAGCTGCTTCCTTTCACTGCACCCTGAGTATGCATGTCCTGAATGGACTCATCATCATTCATCCTGAATAGTTCATACTCAATAGTGAGCATGTCAATCTTTGACTGCTTAACTTGAGTTGTCCCTTCATGTGCTGTTTGGAGAGCCTCCCAAATCTCCTTGGCGGATTGACAGGAAGAGATTCTGTTATATTCGTCTGGACCAATACCAGAGACGAGGATTTTTTTTGCTCGGAAGATTTTCTCTATAGCTTTACGGTCATCATCATTGTACTCCTTTCTTGTTTTTGGAACTGTCACTACTGGCTCCCCAATGGTCTTCATGGGAACGAAGGGGCCATCGCATATGACATCCCAGATCTCAGAatcctcagccatgataaaatcatgcatcatTGTCTTCCATCATCCGTAATACTGCCCATTAAATCTTggtggtctgtaggttgattgaccttcttcaaagtttggtggagcagccctGTGGATCTTTTCTAGGTGTTAGCATTGTAGAAATAACCTatatgataccaattgatgtaaaCTTAGGGttcaccaaactgtatagagaacttGGTTCTATATCAGTTTccacaaaacacacacacacacacacacacacaacaataACTAAAAGACACAACAaagttttacgtgaaaaactcccagttcacgggattaaaaatcacgacctaccctcGTAagattttaacttcactaactaagcaactttcagattacaacctattgtaatctaggaattaacctcttaatctctCACCtacttgtaacaactctattacgagcctctttgtaataactctattacaaagcacacactttgactaactctagccaaaacacaaacaCAGGGTTTATGATCTTACAAAAGATCTCCTACAGAAATGCTTCTAAGTAAGCTGAGTAGGAGTTACAAATAGATGACACTAACAAAGATACAACAATACTAAGGACTTATGATAGATTTGATATTGGGATCTGGTCTTTGGTTCTATTGTTGCTTTGTTCTTCACTGACTTGAAGTTCGCGGCACACTTGAGAGAGAATTAATGATTTAGGGTTGTGCAAGTGTGTCCATTTCCCTTGCCTTATGTTGGTAATATACAAGTGAGGTCATTAGGATGATGTATGCAATTATCCGGTACAAGGAATGCTCAAAGAAGTGACAGTTGCACTGTTGCGCGTGCAAAAAATAGTGCATCTACTTTACAACTGTAGAGAGTTGACTTGTACAGTCAACGGAGGAACTGATGGACATCTGTTCCCTCTCTCGTTTCTTTGACTCAAGTTGTTGGGACTTGTGCTAGACTTGAGACTTGTTGTTCTTGAGCATGTGTAATATGTTCCCAATCTGGTTCTTATTAAGAAGTttattagatcatcaaaatacatAAAG
This DNA window, taken from Nicotiana tabacum cultivar K326 chromosome 15, ASM71507v2, whole genome shotgun sequence, encodes the following:
- the LOC142169814 gene encoding uncharacterized protein LOC142169814, coding for MMHDFIMAEDSEIWDVICDGPFVPMKTIGEPVVTVPKTRKEYNDDDRKAIEKIFRAKKILVSGIGPDEYNRISSCQSAKEIWEALQTAHEGTTQVKQSKIDMLTIEYELFRMNDDESIQDMHTQGAVKGSS